One window from the genome of Nicotiana sylvestris chromosome 9, ASM39365v2, whole genome shotgun sequence encodes:
- the LOC104229494 gene encoding uncharacterized protein, with translation MANLSENPSSPPKETTPIPSITPSTTPTSKKGRFKLMARKVVIGGEQIKKINEQFKASREEEPHKSDESFKSIEGEETASSEIEQVTSGPKVTPKIISEVATNLENRDSSYKRENYKERENYKSEAELENALEESKKKVAAKGKRKVIEPIEAVEIEEMDLVLRDEEEAEEMEVVTPKAKKSKTSTKKSVSKTKSVDPSTLAKRTRSALKSRKVKVVEEEEEEEFDAEKDKMVKNKLVRKILSVLLGSWESKVNAITEAKDLQTLTMDELIGNLKTYEMKRKKDSERREPKKENNLVLKAESSNSSDKDSDMAYLTKRFQKMVRRNDDTPKWGSSSKARNNDLCHRYGKPGNFIKDYPLAKQEQYKQNPDKAAKRNPVPDKRFNRKSAADNIVK, from the exons ATGGCAAAcctctctgaaaatccctcatcACCACCCAAGGAAACTACACCCATACCATCCATCACACCTTCAACCACACCCACCTCTAAGAAAGGAAGGTTCAAGTTGATGGCTCGCAAGGTTGTCATTGGTGGAGAACAAATCAAGAAAATTAATGAACAATTTAAAGCGAGTCGGGAAGAAGAACCCCATAAATCTGATGAATCATTCAAGTCTATTGAGGGGGAAGAAACCGCCTCTTCTGAGATAGAGCAGGTAACATCTGGCCCTAAAGTTACTCCTAAAATCATCTCTGAGGTTGCTACAAATCtagaaaatag AGACTCCTCCTATAAGAGGGAGAACTACAAGGAGAGGGAGAACTATAAGAGTGAGGCTGAACTGGAGAatgccttagaagaaagtaagaaaaaAGTTGCTGCTAAGGGAAAGAGGAAGGTGATTGAGCCTATTGAGGCAGTTGAGATTGAAGAGATGGACCTAGTTCTTCGTGATGAAGAGGAGGCAGAAGAAATGGAGGTTGTGACTCCAAAGGCAAAGAAATCCAAGACTTCCACAAAGAAGTCTGTTTCAAAAACAAAGTCTGTAGATCCCTCTACTTTGGCTAAAAGAACCAGGTCTGCATTGAAATCTAGAAAAGTGAAAGTagtggaggaagaagaagaagaagaatttgatgcTGAGAAGGACAAGATGGTTAA aaacaagcttgtaagaaaaatcctcagtgttctacttggttcttgggaaagtaaggtaaatgccattactgaagctaaagatctacaaactctGACTATGGATGAGTTAATTGGTAATCTAaagacatacgagatgaaaagaaagaaagatagtgaaagaagagagcctaagaaggaaaataacctggtactcaaagctgaaagTAGTAACTCAAGTGATAaagatagtgacatggcctatcttactaagagatttcaaaagatggttcgaagaaatgaTGATACACCAAAGTGGGGCAGTTCAAGTAAAGCAAGGAACAACGATCTCTGTCACAGATATGGAAAGCCAGGGAATTTCATCAAAGACTACCCACTCGCAAAACAGGAGCAATACAAACAAAATCCTgacaaagcagcaaaaaggaaccCGGTTCCAGACAAACGATTCAATCGAAAAAGTGCTGCTGACAATATTGTTAAGTAG
- the LOC138878023 gene encoding uncharacterized protein — protein MANFIPEEDREAKATEFEQLNQGNKSVQEYYMEFIRLAKHAPHMVKTEKVKIRRFVGGLAYHIKDTTSAAAVGMEAFSSVVGFAKHLEKDIQLRREEKEPNKKAGTTGKFNGTSSGGGRNSSNRESLAPTQSSHQSGGGPSFRRTQRLEISLARIRILGHHPHIARVMLSNIHTSKVFVEHVSGNIQANCPKLRCNFSGGSTRPSSSSATAVAPSQARGSHNQTGHGAGRGAGRVTQGGGQPRLFAILDRQSAEASAEVITGILLVCSHNAYAIMDPGSTFSYVTPYFAINLGLEPEQLSELFLVSTPVGESVKVTRVYRGCIVLVQGRNTKADLIELEMVDFDVIMGMDWLSSCYAMLDCNAKIVGLQFPNEEVLEWKGSSTSLVGKFISYLKEQRMIGKGCLAYLAHIINPESEPPTLQSVSVVREFPEVFPDDLTGLPPERIIDFGIDLMPGTQIYTSL, from the exons ATGGCTAACTTTATCCCAGAAGAGGATAGAGAAGCTAAGGCTACAGAGTTCGAACAGCTCAATCAAGGGAATAAAAGTGTGCAAGAGTACTACATGGAATTCATAAGGTTAGCTAAGCATGCTCCTCACATGGTGAAGACTGAAAAAGTAAAGATTCGTAGGTTTGTTGGCGGTTTAGCTTACCACATTAAGGATACGACATCAGCTGCAGCAGTAGGGATGGAAGCCTTCTCCTCTGTTGTGGGATTTGCCAAGCACTTAGAGAAAGACATACAActaaggagagaagaaaaagagcctAACAAGAAAGCCGGGACAACGGGTAAGTTTAATGGTACATCCAGCGGAGGTGGAAGGAATTCCTCTAATAGGGAGTCATTAGCACCAACTCAGTCCAGTCATCAGTCAGGTGGTGGGCCTTCCTTCAGACGTACTCAGAGATTGGAAATCAGTCTCGCCAGAATCAGAAttttaggacatcatcctcacatagCCAGAGTCATGCTGAGCAACATTCACACCAGCAAAGTCTTTGTGGAACATGTAAGCGGCAACATTCAG GCCAATTGCCCAAAGTTGCGATGCAATTTCAGTGGTGGATCAACTCGTCCTTCTAGTTCCTCAGCTACTGCAGTTGCACCCTCTCAGGCTCGTGGTTCTCATAATCAGACCGGGCATGGAGCAGGCAGAGGTGCAGGCCGAGTAACTCAGGGAGGGGGACAACCCCGTTTGTTTGCTATACTTGATCGTCAGAGTGCAGAAGCATCTGCAGAAGTTATTACTGGTATACTTTTAGTTTGCTCACATAATGCTTATGCCATAATGGATCCAGGTTCAACGTTTTCATATGTgactccatactttgcaattaaccTCGGACTAGAACCTGAACAACTTAGTGAGCTGTTCCTCGTATCTACTCCAGTTGGCGAGTCGGTGAAAGTCACCAGAGTCTATAGAGGTTGTATAGTTTTGGTCCAAGGTCGCAACACCAAAGCCGATCTCATAGAGttagaaatggtggattttgatgtgatcatgggtatggactggttgtcttcCTGCTATGCCATGTTAGATTGTAATGCCAAGATAGTTGGGCTccaatttccaaatgaagaagtcttagagtggaagggtagttcaacatcgcttgtaggtaagtttatttcttatCTTAAGGAACAACGAATGATCGGTAAAGGGTGTCTCGCCTATTTGGCTCACATTATTAATCCAGAATCAGAACCACCAACTCTTCAGTCTGTGTCAGTTGTTAGAGAATTTCCAGAAGTTTTCCCAGATGACCTTACCGGACTTCCTCCTGAAAGAATCATAGACTTCGGCATTGATCTCATGCCAGGCACTCAGATCTATACCTCCTTATAG